CGCGTGGATCCGATCCACGATGCCCGCGCAACTCCGGCATACCGGGTTCCTTCTGGAACACTGGCAGTGGCTCGGCCTGCTCGCGGTGGCGCTGGTCGGCGTGATTGTGGACCGCACGGTGCGTCTCGTGCTGGCCAACTCCGGATCGCGCATTCTCCTGCGCCTCGCGCCGGAGAGCGACGCCGCGTCCATCCGCCCCTTCGTGCGCCCGGTCGGGCTCCTGGCGATGGCGCTCTTCTGGGGCGCGGGTCTGGGCGGACTGGACCTCCCCGCGGCCACGCTCGCCGCACTGCTCGTCGCGGTGAAGGTGCTGGCGGCGGCGGCCGCCGTGTGGACGGTCTACCGCTTCGTCGATGTCGGAAGCGCGTATTTCGAGGGCCGCGCCGCGACCACCTCCACACGCTACGACGATGTCCTCATCCCGCTCATCCGCAAGTCGCTCAAGATCTTTATCGCGGCGTTCGGGGTCGTCTTTGTCGCGGACAACCTGAATGTGAACATCACCAGCCTGCTTGCCGGGCTGGGACTCGGCGGTCTGGCCTTCGCGCTGGCCGCACAGGATACCGTGAAGAACCTCTTCGGATCGCTGACCGTCCTGCTGGACCGACCGTTTCAGGTGGGCGACTGGATCGTGATCGATGATCTGGAAGGCACCGTGGAGGAAGTCGGGTTCCGGAGCACACGCATCCGCACCTTCTACGATTCGCTCATCACCATGCCCAACGCGAACCTCATCAACTCCGCCGTCGACAACCTCGGCGTCCGAACCCACCGCCGCTGGAGCACGAAGATCTCGCTGGCGTACTCCACGCCGCCCGATCGGATTGAGTCGTTCTGCGAAGGCGTCCGCGAACTCATCCGCACCCACCCGGAGACACGGAAGGACTACTTCCATGTCTACCTCAACACCTTCTCGGAATCTTCGGTGGATGTGTTGCTGTATGTGTTCTTCAACACTCCGGACTGGGCGAAGGAACTGGATGCGAGGCACCGACTCTTCCTCGATATCCTGCGGCTCGCGGAGAAACTCGGCGTGGAACTGGCGTTCCCGACGCGCACGGTTTACCTGCGGCAGGATGAAACGCCGGTTGCCCCGTGAATCGCTTGGTGGATTACGAAGCCGTCGGGTTCCGGTGCGGGCTGGAGGTGCACCAGCAGCTCCTGACGGACCACAAGATGTTCTGCCGCTGCCCCGCCGGACGCTACACCCGCGACCACGACGGCACCATCCTGCGGCACATGCGGCCGACGCTCTCGGAACTGGGTGAGTACGACGGCACCGCGCTGATGGAGTTCAAGACGCGGAAGAACATCGTCTATCTTCTGAACGCCGAGAATGTCTGCACCTATGAGATGGACGACACCCCGCCGTTCCTCGTGAACGAGCACGCGCTGGACATCGCCATCGAACAGGCGCTGATGCTCGGGTGCGACATCGTCGACGAAATCCATATCGCACGGAAACAGTATCTGGACGGGTCGATCCCCACGGGGTTTCAGCGAACGGCGATCGTGGGAGTGAACGGGTCGCTTCCGTTTCGCGGTCGCGACATCCGCATCATTCAGATGAGCGTGGAAGAGGACAGCTGCCGCGAAGTCTCCGACCAGGGACACCTGATCGTGTGGCGCACGGATCGGCTGGGGATGCCGCTCGTGGAGGCGGTCACGGCTCCGGACTTCCGCACGCCGGAAGAGGTGGCGGAGGGAATCCTGCTGATCGGGCGGGTGTACCGGTCCACGCTGCATGTGCGGACCGGCATGGGCGCGAGCCGTCAGGATGTGAATGTGTCCGTGCGCGGGGGGCGGCGCGTGGAGATCAAGGGGGTACCGAAGGCCGGGTGGGCGCCTCGACTGGTCCACGGGGAAGCGGTGCGACAGTTGAATCTCCTGGCGATCCGGGAGGAGATGGAAAAGCGCGGATTCCGGTGCGCGGAGGATGTGGTCGCGGAAGACGCGGATGTGACGGACCTCTTCGCGGAGTCGGACTGGCCCGCGCTGCGAGCGGACGGCTGGGCGCGCTTCGTGGAGGAGTCCGGGCGGCGGGCCGGGATGGAGTTGGGCGGCGGGCCGTTCACGGTGCGTGCGCTGCGGCTTCCGGGGCTGGCGGGGCTGGACGCGCACGAAACGCAGCCGGACCGCGTATTCGCCGATGAACTCGGCGGCCGCGTGCGGGTGATTGCCGGGCTGGACCACCCCGCGCCCGCCTTGACCGACGGCACCTGGGTGGAGCGCGGAGGCGTCCCC
Above is a genomic segment from Gemmatimonadota bacterium containing:
- the gatE gene encoding Glu-tRNA(Gln) amidotransferase subunit GatE — encoded protein: MNRLVDYEAVGFRCGLEVHQQLLTDHKMFCRCPAGRYTRDHDGTILRHMRPTLSELGEYDGTALMEFKTRKNIVYLLNAENVCTYEMDDTPPFLVNEHALDIAIEQALMLGCDIVDEIHIARKQYLDGSIPTGFQRTAIVGVNGSLPFRGRDIRIIQMSVEEDSCREVSDQGHLIVWRTDRLGMPLVEAVTAPDFRTPEEVAEGILLIGRVYRSTLHVRTGMGASRQDVNVSVRGGRRVEIKGVPKAGWAPRLVHGEAVRQLNLLAIREEMEKRGFRCAEDVVAEDADVTDLFAESDWPALRADGWARFVEESGRRAGMELGGGPFTVRALRLPGLAGLDAHETQPDRVFADELGGRVRVIAGLDHPAPALTDGTWVERGGVPGELEKLRARMGCADRDAVVLVRGPESDTETAVAEIAARWAEATGGVPHETRQPFESGHTDFERILPGADRMYPDTDSPPTRVTRERMRAVADTLPPPPWEREARYAALGVPESTVRYLLRRGGAARVDAAVAACGGNAGSRSARVSAGVDAGDPARAAARRACFLFGERWKGWARAGVDVESIGETRWTALFAETERRPLAREAVGALVRVLAGDAESTVADAAGALGIGEEPDGWREAVTTAVAERREERRGLDAAARARHHTGRALRELRGKVPVAEVAGAVGRALERGAPEAGRARTGGGAAA
- a CDS encoding mechanosensitive ion channel family protein, with product MKGRLEHHARLAAFAVAWFPYSAMAQESGAAWIRSTMPAQLRHTGFLLEHWQWLGLLAVALVGVIVDRTVRLVLANSGSRILLRLAPESDAASIRPFVRPVGLLAMALFWGAGLGGLDLPAATLAALLVAVKVLAAAAAVWTVYRFVDVGSAYFEGRAATTSTRYDDVLIPLIRKSLKIFIAAFGVVFVADNLNVNITSLLAGLGLGGLAFALAAQDTVKNLFGSLTVLLDRPFQVGDWIVIDDLEGTVEEVGFRSTRIRTFYDSLITMPNANLINSAVDNLGVRTHRRWSTKISLAYSTPPDRIESFCEGVRELIRTHPETRKDYFHVYLNTFSESSVDVLLYVFFNTPDWAKELDARHRLFLDILRLAEKLGVELAFPTRTVYLRQDETPVAP